The Mycolicibacterium mageritense genome contains a region encoding:
- a CDS encoding baseplate J/gp47 family protein, with protein sequence MTTPTRPTRRLPTGHTGRPHAELLEQMTVAARAHLLSPAWDPTRTTGTPDHGRGLLDATALALHVLWTYQEAWADEGSLTNARLPASVWRLLALVGYHPNPGTAAQGLQYLQVKDGVTAVLPPGFRVSAPAAGDLPAATYETTRAVTVRAELNELRPFLPAAAPPPPTAGAISAAVEQLQDLPEVVVPGLQSFADVLSGRFEAGRLTTLAARNAARARQKAQQVADVLTQLRAAGAPDICGESYDALCAKLCETTELGLAVPDGLGPLSESQELLAVQLRQMTLRRPTALAGLERALARCDGEDDASYSARLDQLMGFLDALVGGILQEARDQVVRLRGTRALTVLDTQFSAQVAARGVALPGTDAVYLLPTAAPSGGAPTTQTALFTPGDWLVFAEDPTEPGIPRRHLEAVQVLRVRDETPAGLREPVTKVTFTPPLRRRYVLDRTVMLGNVIPVSHGVTTEDSVTWHRGDGPVLRPAGGPLCWLQSVSPEVPDGRLPQVAVAVAGRDWNRQADLRHASASDAAFAVEVDTAGQSHVRLGPATPDGATVRLRYRTGLGVAGNRAARAVTTIAAAHPGLVSTFNPLPMTGGADAEPAELSRARANGGIHALDRAISIADLASLAETVSGVRRARVFRDALRHRDHVTVVAAGAAGHILDDDELARVRTFLTARTAPGVVIRVLPHRQVLIRARLRLLLTAGTDPLAVLAAVRRRLGAATAAPGEDPGLLAPERAELGDDVHASDVYGALDGMPDVVSAHLDELDRADRPTTPGLAQDRVEVPRDAVAAWAGADDGLVLAWEVQS encoded by the coding sequence ATGACAACACCGACCCGTCCCACCCGACGCCTTCCCACCGGACACACCGGCCGCCCGCACGCCGAGTTGCTCGAGCAGATGACCGTCGCGGCCCGCGCCCACCTCCTTAGCCCGGCATGGGATCCGACCCGCACGACGGGCACCCCGGACCACGGCCGCGGGCTTCTCGACGCAACCGCCCTTGCGCTGCATGTGCTTTGGACCTACCAGGAAGCCTGGGCCGACGAGGGTTCGCTCACCAACGCGCGGTTGCCGGCGTCGGTGTGGCGGCTGCTCGCTCTCGTGGGGTATCACCCGAATCCCGGCACCGCCGCGCAGGGGCTGCAGTACCTGCAGGTGAAAGACGGCGTGACCGCTGTTCTACCGCCGGGCTTCCGGGTCAGTGCGCCTGCCGCGGGCGACTTGCCCGCCGCGACGTATGAGACCACCCGGGCAGTCACCGTGCGCGCCGAGCTCAACGAGCTGCGCCCGTTCCTGCCCGCAGCGGCCCCGCCGCCACCCACCGCCGGAGCGATCTCGGCCGCCGTCGAACAGCTCCAGGATCTCCCGGAAGTCGTTGTGCCGGGGCTGCAGTCGTTCGCCGATGTGCTCAGCGGCAGGTTCGAGGCCGGACGGCTGACCACGCTCGCGGCCCGCAACGCCGCGCGAGCCCGGCAGAAAGCTCAGCAGGTCGCCGACGTGCTGACCCAGCTGCGTGCCGCGGGCGCGCCTGACATCTGCGGCGAGAGCTACGACGCGTTGTGCGCCAAGCTTTGCGAGACAACCGAACTCGGCCTGGCGGTACCCGACGGCCTTGGCCCGCTGTCGGAATCCCAGGAGCTGCTCGCGGTTCAGCTGCGCCAGATGACGCTGCGCAGACCAACGGCGCTGGCCGGGCTTGAGCGCGCGCTGGCGCGCTGCGACGGCGAGGACGACGCGTCGTACTCCGCGCGCCTCGACCAGCTCATGGGGTTTCTCGATGCCCTCGTCGGCGGCATCCTGCAGGAGGCCAGGGACCAGGTCGTCCGCCTGCGCGGCACCCGGGCGCTCACGGTGCTCGACACGCAGTTCTCGGCGCAGGTTGCGGCGCGCGGCGTGGCGTTGCCCGGCACCGATGCCGTGTACCTGCTGCCTACTGCGGCACCTTCCGGTGGCGCGCCGACGACTCAGACGGCGCTGTTCACGCCCGGAGACTGGCTGGTGTTCGCCGAGGATCCGACCGAGCCAGGAATTCCACGCCGCCATCTCGAGGCGGTCCAGGTGCTCCGCGTGCGCGACGAGACGCCCGCAGGACTACGAGAGCCCGTCACCAAGGTCACGTTCACCCCGCCGCTGCGCCGCCGGTACGTGCTCGACCGAACCGTCATGCTCGGCAATGTGATTCCGGTCAGCCACGGCGTCACCACCGAGGACTCCGTGACCTGGCACCGCGGCGACGGACCGGTGCTACGGCCCGCAGGTGGCCCGTTGTGCTGGCTGCAGTCGGTCTCCCCCGAGGTGCCCGACGGTCGGTTGCCACAGGTCGCCGTCGCCGTCGCGGGACGCGACTGGAACCGGCAGGCCGACCTGCGTCACGCGAGCGCATCGGACGCGGCGTTCGCCGTCGAGGTCGACACCGCGGGACAAAGCCACGTGCGACTCGGACCGGCGACTCCCGACGGTGCCACCGTGCGCCTGCGGTACCGCACCGGGCTCGGTGTCGCAGGCAACCGTGCGGCCCGCGCCGTCACCACCATCGCGGCCGCCCACCCCGGTTTGGTCAGCACGTTCAATCCGCTGCCCATGACCGGAGGAGCGGACGCCGAACCCGCCGAGTTGTCCCGCGCCCGCGCCAACGGCGGCATTCATGCGCTCGACCGCGCGATCTCGATCGCCGACCTGGCTTCACTCGCCGAAACCGTGTCCGGGGTACGCCGAGCCCGGGTGTTCCGCGACGCGCTGAGGCACCGCGACCACGTCACCGTGGTCGCGGCGGGGGCGGCCGGGCACATTCTCGACGACGACGAACTAGCCCGGGTCCGAACGTTTCTCACTGCCCGCACCGCACCCGGTGTCGTGATCCGCGTGCTGCCCCACCGGCAGGTGCTGATCCGGGCGCGGCTGCGGCTGCTGTTGACTGCGGGCACCGACCCGTTGGCCGTCCTGGCCGCCGTTCGGCGTCGGCTGGGCGCCGCAACCGCCGCTCCGGGTGAGGATCCGGGGCTCTTGGCTCCCGAGCGCGCCGAACTGGGCGATGACGTCCATGCGTCGGACGTCTACGGTGCGCTCGACGGCATGCCCGATGTCGTATCGGCCCATCTGGACGAGCTCGACCGGGCTGACCGCCCGACGACACCTGGTCTCGCGCAGGACCGCGTCGAGGTGCCTCGCGATGCCGTCGCCGCGTGGGCGGGAGCCGACGACGGGCTGGTCCTGGCGTGGGAGGTGCAGTCATGA
- a CDS encoding baseplate J/gp47 family protein — translation MTTRVLDTADLATAFTQAQAGLAAAPAGSAETWVLGPGEFDLGDGISAGAPGRSLTLRGTATLTVGSAAPVAAPATGLDLTGADVRVDGLTLRVRSAGTATALRVRAAGRCELTDLNVDAVEGTTAVGVDAAAAGELSLLDVRVAHVGGTQDATGVVTACAGDVAVRGLTVDTVDGARACGAVIVAGREADWSGGRINAVRATAGGAVGLRVLAAPERAAIRLTDLAVAQVSGTDPGTVAEPAESWRTWLADAGAALAAGAGLPDWPATGDPGHAEAVAGLHICAPVPEDAPWLQTSDPGPVEVTQCVVERISGTAVQVTADLRNIELRGLLIWTAARAGHVEGERVLLAQSTIHRVGFGWTFGPCALTAADTLVTGVQSGPGVVLGPEAELVDALVVIATAGLPPWEPEPTPLPYHDPGPGGVPAELLAGDVVPDAAHDLRVDGALHGRAQPVPGDDDDAAAWVGALAPDVDTRCALRDPAPPPTEPAPAPQAPGPVVDYRARDARSLLALMTARARLTMPGWTPTGPADQTQMLLELFAERLDRIAYRQELALSEGTVATALERRSVEDHVRLVDYVPDPGLSASTMLRFKLSDPDAATLDALAPNDILADTAGPVVIAADTLVLNPDAADRVVVFGTESDLTIVRELDTLQLADETNLEPGVSTAIEIGDTSAVLAGALPIEPGRWLVIAGVDPLDPTRLDPDVPGHVVRVTQVQPGTDTTRVLWDPRRGSPTRYERDRCRVFGNVVPAHHGLPLTGAAAQNPGIAVLEQDDVLAPWRERLRIEVDGSALREVPVPIDRVSVHAAGWPFPGGLPRIGEPRIELAVEHEPWTRVDDLASAGDQVFALRTGPGDTPVVRFARNALPARPITVDLAVRVGLGTVGNVGVGALTRLLALGPGEDTEALLGDGGTDRYDLLRRLLTVTNPVPGVGGRDPEDLETMRYRAPLGVRDALSAVVPADYERLVSELPEVAASRAVVRGGPLAPVITTTLLLRDEDGLAEAGEQGEAERLRRWAAARARLEEVRLLGFDVELVPPRFVPLDVDVVVDVDEWALDTAEFAVQHALGGPDGLFDPDVGGLGGDVHVDAIHRRVLAVPGVQAVRIRHLRRLQPDAAEHARTGRLAVDPDEVAILRHPYGAAFPSGLLTVTVCEAQP, via the coding sequence ATGACCACCCGCGTCCTCGACACCGCCGACCTGGCAACGGCTTTCACGCAGGCCCAGGCCGGTCTGGCCGCGGCGCCTGCGGGTTCGGCCGAAACCTGGGTGCTCGGGCCCGGCGAGTTCGACCTCGGCGACGGGATCTCAGCAGGCGCGCCGGGTCGCAGCTTGACGCTGCGCGGTACCGCGACGCTGACCGTCGGATCGGCGGCGCCGGTCGCCGCACCCGCGACCGGTCTGGATCTGACCGGTGCCGACGTTCGGGTCGACGGCCTCACCCTGCGGGTGCGCAGTGCCGGCACCGCCACCGCGCTGCGGGTCCGGGCGGCAGGGCGATGCGAGCTCACCGATCTGAATGTCGATGCGGTGGAAGGAACTACCGCTGTCGGGGTCGACGCCGCCGCGGCGGGTGAGCTCAGCCTGCTCGACGTGCGCGTCGCACACGTCGGCGGCACGCAGGACGCGACGGGGGTCGTCACAGCGTGCGCGGGGGACGTGGCCGTGCGCGGGCTGACCGTCGACACCGTCGACGGCGCCCGGGCCTGCGGCGCGGTGATCGTCGCGGGCCGCGAGGCCGACTGGTCGGGCGGAAGGATCAATGCAGTGCGCGCCACCGCAGGGGGTGCGGTGGGGCTCCGGGTGCTCGCGGCGCCCGAACGCGCGGCGATCCGGCTGACCGACCTCGCAGTCGCACAGGTTTCGGGCACCGATCCGGGCACAGTCGCCGAACCTGCGGAATCCTGGCGGACCTGGCTCGCCGACGCCGGAGCCGCACTTGCCGCAGGCGCCGGGCTGCCGGACTGGCCCGCGACGGGAGATCCCGGCCACGCGGAAGCCGTCGCGGGCCTCCACATCTGCGCGCCCGTACCCGAGGATGCCCCGTGGCTGCAGACGAGCGACCCCGGGCCCGTCGAAGTCACCCAGTGCGTCGTCGAACGGATCAGCGGAACCGCGGTGCAGGTGACGGCCGACCTGCGCAACATCGAATTGCGCGGGCTGCTGATATGGACCGCGGCCCGCGCAGGCCACGTCGAGGGTGAGCGTGTGCTGCTGGCGCAGAGCACGATTCACCGCGTCGGGTTCGGATGGACGTTCGGACCGTGCGCTCTGACCGCCGCCGACACTCTGGTCACCGGTGTGCAGAGCGGTCCGGGAGTTGTCCTCGGACCCGAGGCCGAACTCGTCGATGCGCTCGTCGTCATCGCCACGGCGGGCTTGCCACCGTGGGAGCCTGAGCCCACACCGCTGCCCTACCACGATCCCGGGCCCGGCGGCGTTCCGGCGGAACTGCTCGCAGGTGACGTCGTGCCCGACGCGGCGCACGATCTGCGGGTCGACGGCGCATTGCACGGCCGCGCCCAACCGGTACCCGGCGACGACGACGATGCCGCGGCCTGGGTCGGCGCACTGGCACCCGACGTCGACACCCGCTGCGCCCTGCGGGATCCCGCACCGCCGCCGACCGAACCGGCGCCTGCGCCGCAGGCACCGGGCCCGGTGGTGGACTACCGGGCCCGCGACGCCCGCAGCCTGCTGGCCCTGATGACCGCCCGTGCCCGCCTGACGATGCCGGGTTGGACGCCGACGGGGCCCGCCGACCAGACCCAGATGCTGCTCGAGCTGTTCGCGGAGCGACTCGACCGCATCGCCTACCGGCAGGAGCTCGCACTGTCGGAGGGCACCGTGGCGACCGCGCTCGAACGGCGCTCCGTGGAAGACCATGTCCGGCTGGTCGACTACGTTCCCGACCCCGGGTTGTCGGCATCGACGATGCTGCGGTTCAAACTGTCCGATCCCGACGCCGCGACGCTGGACGCGTTGGCGCCCAACGACATTCTCGCTGATACCGCCGGTCCCGTGGTGATCGCGGCCGACACGCTGGTGCTGAATCCGGACGCCGCCGACCGGGTCGTGGTGTTCGGCACAGAATCCGATCTGACCATCGTGCGCGAACTCGACACCCTGCAGCTCGCCGACGAGACGAACCTTGAGCCGGGCGTGTCCACGGCGATCGAGATCGGAGACACCAGCGCCGTGCTGGCGGGCGCCCTGCCGATCGAACCGGGACGCTGGCTCGTCATCGCAGGCGTCGATCCGCTGGATCCGACGCGGCTGGATCCCGACGTGCCCGGCCACGTCGTGCGGGTCACCCAGGTGCAGCCCGGCACCGATACGACCCGCGTGCTGTGGGATCCGCGGCGGGGATCACCCACGCGCTACGAGCGGGACCGGTGCCGGGTCTTCGGCAACGTCGTGCCCGCACACCACGGCCTTCCGCTGACGGGTGCGGCAGCACAGAACCCGGGCATCGCAGTGCTGGAGCAGGACGACGTGCTGGCGCCGTGGCGCGAACGGCTCCGTATCGAGGTCGACGGATCGGCCCTGCGTGAGGTTCCGGTGCCGATCGACCGGGTCAGCGTGCACGCCGCTGGCTGGCCGTTTCCGGGCGGGCTGCCGCGCATCGGAGAACCGCGCATCGAGCTCGCGGTCGAACACGAACCGTGGACCCGCGTCGACGATCTCGCATCCGCGGGCGATCAGGTCTTTGCGCTGCGGACCGGTCCTGGCGATACCCCGGTCGTACGGTTTGCCCGAAACGCCCTGCCCGCCAGGCCGATCACGGTCGATCTCGCGGTGCGGGTCGGGCTCGGCACGGTCGGCAACGTCGGCGTCGGCGCCCTGACCCGGCTGCTCGCCCTCGGTCCCGGCGAGGACACCGAAGCGCTGCTGGGCGACGGCGGCACGGATCGCTACGACCTGTTGCGGCGACTGCTGACGGTCACCAACCCGGTTCCCGGGGTCGGCGGACGCGATCCCGAAGATCTGGAGACCATGCGCTACCGGGCACCGCTCGGTGTCCGCGACGCGCTGTCGGCGGTGGTCCCCGCCGACTACGAGCGGCTCGTGTCGGAACTTCCCGAGGTGGCCGCGTCGCGTGCTGTGGTGCGCGGCGGGCCGTTGGCCCCCGTCATCACCACGACCTTGCTGCTGCGCGACGAGGACGGCCTGGCCGAGGCGGGCGAGCAGGGCGAGGCCGAACGACTGCGTCGCTGGGCCGCGGCGCGTGCCCGGCTGGAGGAGGTCCGGCTGCTGGGATTCGACGTCGAGTTGGTGCCGCCCCGGTTCGTGCCACTCGACGTCGACGTCGTGGTCGATGTCGACGAATGGGCACTCGACACCGCCGAATTCGCCGTCCAGCACGCTCTCGGCGGACCCGACGGGCTCTTCGACCCCGATGTCGGTGGGCTCGGCGGTGATGTCCATGTCGACGCCATCCATCGCCGGGTGCTGGCCGTGCCCGGTGTGCAGGCCGTGCGGATACGTCACCTGCGCAGGCTGCAGCCCGATGCCGCCGAACACGCGCGCACCGGCAGGCTGGCCGTGGATCCCGACGAGGTGGCGATCCTGAGGCACCCGTACGGCGCGGCATTCCCGTCCGGACTGCTCACCGTCACGGTATGCGAGGCGCAGCCATGA
- a CDS encoding phage late control D family protein, producing the protein MTARPPHLQVWLDGVAVALRAGSVLALDVEERSDEASSARIMLDLTPVGGSSKPGDWDALEYGPFAAERGVPAFRLLSRVTVAFGFEAGADETAITATVFDGYVTAVEPVIGRGRVPDSYLVLTCLDASCLMHLETVTRTWDGQTDAQIAAEIFGKYGFACTPGDTIEDSGVSHDADLPGLVQRGTDAEFLRMLARRNGFEWYIEPAGDVHAGTHPGHDVVGHFHSPRVGIEPQPELALFPRLTPTLQTFRARFDSHQPTRVRSWHIDERSRALQYVDLQGTDLMRMGTHSRADVVAERLSTIQPVKAGAATATTVATGRTSAGSLPATLDIASGNVPCSRVDLGNLARASLRVADWFVTGTGTVQSDRYPAIVRSRRPVTVSGAGHLLDGRWYVQAVRHRWGVDPAEPEREQRIRRYEADVTVVRNALSGAA; encoded by the coding sequence GTGACCGCGCGTCCGCCGCACCTGCAGGTGTGGCTCGACGGGGTGGCCGTGGCGCTGCGGGCCGGCTCGGTGCTGGCCCTCGACGTCGAGGAACGTTCCGACGAGGCGTCCTCGGCTCGGATCATGTTGGATCTCACCCCGGTCGGTGGCAGCTCGAAACCCGGCGACTGGGACGCCCTCGAGTACGGGCCGTTCGCGGCCGAGCGCGGCGTTCCGGCTTTCCGGCTGCTCAGCCGCGTCACGGTAGCGTTCGGCTTCGAGGCGGGTGCCGACGAGACCGCGATCACGGCAACAGTTTTCGACGGCTACGTGACGGCTGTCGAGCCCGTGATCGGCCGCGGCCGGGTGCCCGACTCGTACCTCGTGCTGACGTGTCTGGACGCGTCGTGTCTGATGCACCTCGAGACCGTCACCCGGACCTGGGACGGACAGACCGACGCCCAGATCGCTGCCGAGATCTTCGGCAAGTACGGCTTCGCCTGCACACCCGGCGACACCATCGAGGACAGCGGTGTCAGCCACGATGCCGACCTGCCCGGCCTCGTGCAACGCGGCACCGACGCCGAGTTCCTTCGAATGCTCGCCCGGCGCAACGGATTCGAGTGGTATATCGAACCGGCAGGCGACGTGCACGCAGGTACCCACCCCGGCCACGACGTCGTCGGCCATTTCCACTCGCCACGGGTGGGCATCGAACCGCAGCCCGAACTCGCGCTGTTCCCCCGGCTCACGCCGACGCTGCAGACGTTCCGGGCCCGCTTCGACAGTCACCAACCCACCCGGGTACGCAGCTGGCACATCGACGAGCGCAGCCGGGCGCTCCAGTACGTCGACCTACAGGGCACCGACCTCATGCGGATGGGCACGCATTCGCGGGCCGACGTGGTCGCGGAGCGGCTGAGCACGATCCAACCGGTCAAGGCGGGTGCGGCGACTGCCACCACCGTGGCAACCGGTCGCACCAGTGCCGGAAGCCTGCCTGCCACTCTCGACATCGCGTCGGGCAACGTGCCCTGCTCGAGGGTCGACCTCGGCAACCTCGCCCGCGCGAGCCTGCGGGTCGCAGACTGGTTCGTCACCGGGACCGGCACGGTGCAGAGCGACCGCTATCCCGCCATCGTCCGATCGCGGCGGCCCGTCACGGTCTCGGGGGCCGGGCACCTGCTCGACGGGCGCTGGTACGTGCAGGCCGTGCGGCATCGCTGGGGTGTCGACCCGGCCGAACCCGAACGCGAACAACGCATCCGCCGCTACGAGGCCGATGTCACGGTGGTCCGGAACGCATTGAGCGGAGCAGCGTGA
- a CDS encoding phage tail protein — protein MATRFQEAERNDPFRNFNFRIVIDGDEVAACRKMSMLEVSVNTVKFRAGNNRTTVEEMLPGRVEYKPVVFESGLTNDETFEAWARQLMDQDAQAEPRAAEPNFRREVEIRVLDIDNITVVRKYVLHRAWPSKYTAMSDLVGDGNDTIIETLELTHQGFERIPV, from the coding sequence GTGGCCACGAGATTTCAGGAAGCCGAACGCAACGACCCATTCCGCAACTTCAACTTCCGCATCGTCATCGACGGCGACGAGGTTGCCGCCTGCCGCAAGATGTCGATGCTCGAAGTGAGTGTCAACACGGTCAAGTTCCGGGCAGGCAACAACCGCACCACGGTCGAGGAGATGCTGCCCGGCCGGGTCGAGTACAAGCCCGTGGTGTTCGAATCCGGGCTCACCAACGACGAGACGTTCGAGGCCTGGGCCCGGCAGTTGATGGACCAGGACGCCCAGGCCGAACCACGGGCGGCCGAGCCCAACTTCCGCCGCGAGGTCGAGATCCGCGTGCTCGACATCGACAACATCACGGTGGTGCGCAAATACGTTCTGCACCGGGCCTGGCCCTCGAAGTACACGGCGATGTCCGACCTCGTCGGCGACGGTAACGACACGATCATCGAAACCTTGGAACTCACCCACCAGGGCTTCGAACGGATTCCGGTCTGA
- a CDS encoding GPW/gp25 family protein — protein sequence MSFPFRVTELGAAALSPRSRAIREALEQLLLTIPGERVNRPNFGCGIQRLVFDGTGPLALATAEYLITTSIRDHLSDLVTLDAVRVTVEESTVLVDILYTVKGTGEESALTIAQPLQVSP from the coding sequence ATGAGTTTTCCGTTCCGGGTGACCGAGCTCGGCGCCGCGGCACTGTCGCCGCGCAGCCGGGCCATTCGCGAGGCACTCGAGCAGCTGCTGTTGACGATTCCCGGCGAGCGGGTGAACCGGCCCAACTTCGGCTGCGGCATCCAGCGGTTGGTGTTCGACGGCACCGGCCCACTCGCGCTCGCCACCGCCGAGTATCTGATCACTACGTCGATCCGCGACCATCTCAGCGACCTGGTCACCCTCGACGCCGTGCGGGTCACCGTCGAGGAGTCCACCGTCCTCGTCGACATCCTCTACACCGTGAAGGGCACGGGCGAGGAGTCCGCACTGACCATCGCTCAACCGCTGCAGGTGTCGCCATGA
- a CDS encoding phage tail protein: protein MADPVVTATPYNPLLTYQFRIQLLDPPGDPTPEQLEATRTTLPGTNAGRVGAADIGAAPMGFVAGVRRVSGLTLTVAASETWEGGNSLHRYANPHRAVWEPILLEQGISTDTSLQDWAEAGVRFLRTGTVDPAQPVKRNVLLGVFTNAGDLVPRLRYVIFNAWVSKYQAIPRLDAMADEVALLSVELTHHGWRRDPPPDLFDTPD, encoded by the coding sequence ATGGCTGATCCCGTGGTCACGGCGACTCCGTACAACCCGCTGCTGACCTATCAGTTCCGCATCCAATTGCTGGATCCCCCAGGAGATCCCACGCCCGAGCAACTGGAGGCCACCCGGACCACACTGCCCGGCACCAACGCCGGACGCGTCGGGGCGGCGGACATCGGTGCGGCCCCGATGGGCTTCGTGGCGGGTGTGCGCCGGGTCTCCGGGCTCACCCTGACCGTGGCGGCCAGCGAGACCTGGGAAGGCGGAAACTCGTTGCACCGGTACGCCAATCCGCACCGCGCGGTGTGGGAGCCGATCCTGCTCGAACAAGGCATCTCGACAGACACCAGCCTGCAGGACTGGGCCGAAGCGGGGGTGCGGTTCCTGCGCACCGGAACGGTGGACCCGGCACAGCCGGTCAAACGCAACGTGCTCCTCGGAGTGTTCACCAACGCCGGAGACCTGGTGCCCCGGCTGCGCTACGTGATCTTCAACGCGTGGGTCAGCAAATACCAGGCCATCCCGCGGCTGGATGCGATGGCCGACGAAGTCGCCCTGCTCTCCGTCGAACTCACCCACCACGGCTGGCGGCGGGATCCGCCTCCTGACCTGTTCGACACCCCGGATTAA
- a CDS encoding CIS tube protein — translation MGLNLEPRLDALESTLERGALLRIDRDAKSLAATVSVTDDAATIVGSSTSGQLALQFQFNPETVTRTRAGQWDPRVKRQEAKIPPNPEVRGTATMGSSALLAESETIGFKIVFDATEAVLAGRPHGTEQGVLPQLAFLELVSQGREGNVADDPKKQDKAKEVIQPIRPDELLLILGSARIFPVVLTNLTITEQKFLPSLVPLRAEVELKFTVLEPIESRYSAMIGTAFSRLTERRSAAAQQASSASVVDAIWKALNPQ, via the coding sequence ATGGGACTCAACCTCGAACCCCGGCTGGATGCACTCGAATCGACCCTCGAGCGCGGCGCCCTGCTGCGGATCGACCGCGACGCAAAGTCATTGGCGGCCACGGTATCGGTCACCGACGACGCGGCAACGATCGTCGGGAGCTCGACCTCGGGCCAGCTGGCTCTGCAGTTCCAGTTCAACCCAGAAACGGTCACCCGAACGAGAGCCGGCCAGTGGGATCCGCGGGTCAAACGGCAGGAGGCGAAGATTCCGCCGAATCCCGAGGTCCGGGGTACGGCCACGATGGGCTCGTCGGCGCTGCTCGCCGAGTCGGAGACGATCGGTTTCAAGATCGTCTTCGACGCCACCGAAGCCGTCCTCGCCGGGCGGCCGCACGGCACCGAACAAGGTGTGTTGCCGCAGCTGGCCTTCCTCGAGCTCGTCTCGCAGGGGCGCGAGGGCAACGTGGCCGACGACCCCAAGAAGCAGGACAAGGCCAAAGAGGTCATTCAACCGATCCGGCCGGACGAACTACTGCTGATCCTGGGATCGGCGCGGATCTTCCCGGTGGTCCTGACGAACCTGACGATCACCGAGCAGAAGTTCCTGCCGAGCCTGGTACCGCTGCGGGCGGAGGTGGAACTCAAGTTCACCGTCCTCGAACCGATCGAGAGTCGCTACAGCGCGATGATCGGCACCGCCTTCTCGCGACTCACCGAACGTCGTAGTGCCGCCGCGCAGCAGGCCTCGTCGGCCTCCGTCGTCGACGCGATCTGGAAGGCGCTGAATCCGCAATGA